The DNA segment ACATTGCTTGAGGAATTGTTGCACTCCCTGACGCAAAGCGATAAGCACCTTCATCTTGGATCACAATAATTGGCGGTGTGTCTGTTAATCCCACATGATCATTAATAAATGATCTGACCATAGCCAGTAACAGAAACAAAATTAGGATCATGAAAGCATTAGACATCAAATCTGTAAAGGCAGTTGAAACATTTAGTTCCTCATCATAGTCACCATTCCGAAAGCGCCGAGCCATATTTTTATATTTCAATATTAGGTATTAGTAAAGCTATCCTTGATTTCATCTGGTAGTTCAGATGGCAATGGTTTTTCTTTTCGCTGTAATCGATAAATTTCATATTTGGTATCAGTGAGATGCCGAATACACTCTTGTAAATTAGTATTGATACTTGGCAAATTATCTTGATTTATCGCTATTTGTTGACTTAGAGATGACAGTAACAGATTACCTGTACTCTTATATTAGACCTCTTGCAGAATTGATTTTGTGTTATGATAGTTGGTTTTCTTAGGCTTAATGGGGTGAGATAACTAAAAAGATTGATGCCTGGGGTGTTTGTAGCGATAGTTGTAATCGCGGAACGTCTGACAGAAAAAACATCACCAAAAAAAGATAAAATCACATTCTGTCATTATCAGAATCTGAGGTGATGAAACAATGAACTATAAATCCATCCAACAACTAAAACCAAGAGCATTTAAACGCCGCTTTGGAGTGAGAAGAAAGACTTTTAAGAAAATGGTTAAAATTCTAAAAGAATTTCAAAGTATTAACAAAAAGAACCAAAGTGGCTCGAAACCTCTACTTATGATTGAGGAAAAAATTTTAGTTACGTTAGAATATTGGCGAGAGTACCGAACTTATTTTCATATTGCAACAAGTTGGGGAGTATCAGAATCAACTATTTGTCGCATTGTTCATCGTATAGAATCAGAACTGATGCAGTCAGGAATGTTTAGGTTACCCGGGAAAAAAGCCTTGTTCCAAGGTGGTTTGAGCCAACCTGAAGTAGTGGTAATGGATGTAACTGAAACGCCTATTGAACGTCCAAAAAGAAAACAACAGGAATTTTATTCAGGAAAGAAAAAACATCATACACTCAAAAGCCAATTGATTATTAATCAAGAAACAGGAGAAATTATTTGTACTTTTTTTGGTAAAGGGCGCTGCCATGATTTTGCCTTATTCAAAGCTAGTGGAGTTCATTTTCATCCGGAAATACAAGGTTTCCACGATAGTGGTTATCAAGGAATTAACCAATATCATAGTAACAGTTACACTCCTAAGAAAAAGCCTAAAAAGCGAGAACTTTCAACCTTAGAAAAAGACTATAATCGGGTTTTAGCAAAGGCAAGAATTGGCATTGAACACGTCAATCGCCGCCTGAAAATTTTTAAGATTTTTGGTGATACATATCGTAATCGCCGTCGTCGTTATGGTCTGCGTTGTAACTTACTAGCAGCAATTTATAACTATGAGTTAAATTTAGCAGTTCCAAAATGCCAACCCTCAACTATAACATAAAAGTAATTTTGCAAGAGGTCTATTCTGTCGCCAAGGCAGAATTACCACTCGCCATTAACTCTGACATATTTTGATGATTAGTATCTATTTGCTGAGATAGATTACCGACTACTAAATTTATTTCTACAGCGTAATTATTTACTATATCTATTAACTGTTTTAAATCTACTGCCATTACCTGCAAATTTTCAGATTTATCTATAATATTACGTTCTAACTTATCAAGTTTTGTAACTGCTTTGTGAAAACTGTTAGCACCTTTCTGAAGTTGAGGAATAATTTCATTAAGGGAATTTTGGTTAACTCGATGTAGCTCTAATAGTTGGGCAGAAGTTTGATTAACAACCTTAATTTCTTCTCCCAGTTCTTGAACTTCAATGACGAACGTTTCCAGCGATTGAGTTGTATTAGCTAAACTTGCAGCCGACTGTGAAAATCTCTCTTGCGTCTGGGTTAAATTTGTGATGGCTGCTGATAACTTTTCGGGAAATTGACTATTCCTGAGTCAGCAGACTTGTAAACTGTCTCACTTCTAATTCGTCTGTATCCTTAAATCCGACTAATTTACTACTTTTACCTTTTTCATCACGAAAATAGGGATCACTTAAATTTAAACGCAGGAGTGGTATTTGCCTTGTGTTAATATTGTGTATTCACCACCTGTTTGATTAGAAACTAAATAGGAATAATCAAATGGTGGACGTTTTTCTTGGAAATAAACTGGATTTTGGATATCATAACAAGCTGCAAATTCTGTACCAGGACTGCTATAGTAATTTAATTCTTTCAGGGCAGCATAAGTGTTAGCATTCATACTGGGAGTGTTGCCATATAGTTCCGGACTAATCACTAAATAACCGAAAAGTTGAGCGCCTTGGTCACCATACATATGTCGGAGACTATAAGCAGTATCTAAAAACATCCCACTCCCGGTTCCACCGCACAGAGAACCGACAACAAAAATGCTCAATCCTGCTTCTACTTTTAAACCTGCTTTCAGTAAGAAAGACTCGTGACCTCTAGTGCGTCTTTCGGCATTTTCAATGGCTGATTGAATCTTGTGGTGATTATGGAAAAAGGCTAGCCTTCCTACTGGTCTAATACCTTTTGCACCTTCTTCAATTGCTTTAATATTTCCTAATAACTGAGGAGGAAACCATCTACCAATATGGTCATAAGGGCCATATTGAGTGTATTCTGAACGCCTCTCTATTCCTTCTACAAACATAGTCACCTCTTTCGATGACATAGTAGCGGTGACTTTTTCGGCTTCGCGGAAACTGAGATCAACACCATGATAAATACTACCTGTGCGAATACCAGTTACTTGAGTTGAGGCTTTGTCAGTGTCAAGATGGACAAAACTAATAATTGGTAGGTTAGTTAAATTGCTATAGCGGTCAACAATTAACCGCCGAATTCGCATTAAAACATCTCTTCCTGTACCACCTAAGCCTATACAAATTGTGCGATTTATGCCCCGGTATTGCTGGTCATTGGTAGTTGCTGAGTTCATAAGATATTTCCTGAAATCCTATTTTTTAAGTTGAATAATAATTTCGTAATCGTGCTGGGGATTGTCTGAAAAATTCAGCCTAATTTTAGAAGTCGATATTAAGGTGCGTTTGCTGATCTCCCGACCGTTATAATGAATGGTGTCGAATTTATTAGGGACTAAATAAAGTTTTTCTCCTTTACGTTCTAGGTAGCCGCTAACTTCTTTACCTGGACAGTCGATAAAATCTGTACAATTTTCATGGTCTTCACCTATGGCAATTCTTTGATTATTCTTTAATCTGTATATCTGTTATTCATGTTCTTCAATGTAGATATGCAATTCCCACTTTCGATGCAATCGATGTAATTTAAATGCAGATCCAAATAAACTACCAAGTATTAATAATAAAATTAAACTCGGAGTCCATAACTGTTGCCTTAAATAAGGATTAACTAAGCAAGTTTCTTGATTACCTGGTGCGGGTGTACAAAATTCCTGAACTGTGGGATAAATATCATAGACAGCTAATGTATATAGTTTATTTTCTGGGGTGGTGATAGAGAGCGATCGCTTGTGAATAGGTAAAATTTTCATCCAAGCATGGCGCTCTTGACTTTCTGGAGAATCAGCAATCCTCAATGGACTATCAGCAGGGGTTTCTATCCATACTTTGGAAGTAATCCCCGGTTCCGTAAATAAGGGCGCATCTGTTAACCAAACAATAGATTGTGGTTTAATTGCTTGCTTTTTTTGTAAGCGATTGTGATTAATTTGAGCAATACCTTGATAAATCCTTAATTCGGCTCGCTGAATATCTGTACCATAATAGTTGCTATCAGATGTTAAGGGGATTCTTGCTAATAGGTCTTCAATACTCTCTTGGTTTCTACGAATATATCTAACCGGGGTTCCCAAAGGATTAACACTAGGTGTTATTGCGCCTAACACCACATCTTGAGCAAAAGGAACAATGTAAATGTAATCTCCCGGTTTAATGCTATTTTCAACTATCTGACGCAAGCGAATCCGACCTTCGTTATTTAACCCGACACTTTCTGTCAAATCAATTGCTAAAATCACATCTCTTCCACCACTTAGCTTAGAGACTAAATTTAATCCAAATTGTTGTCTAGGAGTTATTTGTTGTCCAGGGGAAATTTTTGTTAAAGTCACAAATCAGACAGCCTCGAAAATATGCTGTAAGAATTCTTGCATTGTATGCAGTCAACCTCGTGAACATGAGATAGCCAGCAATCCTGTCTGTATCTCTTCGTATTTTTACTAGTAATTTAAAATTCTAGTATTACCTAAAAAACTTTGAGTAAAAAAATAGACCTGTATGATTAACAAGGTCACTTCAGAAAAGAAAAAGCCTAATTTTATCTAGAAGTTGACTAGAAAATTGGGCAATAATTAATTCAGCCTATGAAACACCGTAGCGGTTTTGATAGTGAGCCAAAATTTGCTGTACGCGTTGCTGACTTTCTGACCCAGAATTGGGTATCGCAGAAATCCATAAGCCACTAATTTGACTTTGATTGTAATTAAATTCTGAAGATGCTTGGGGAATTAAGCCAACTTCTATTCCTTCGACTTGACGTAAATGAGCGGCTATTTCTCGATAGACAGCGAGAGGTAAACCAGGGAATTCAATTTTTTCTTGAGTTTCCATTTTTAAGATGCTTCAACATTAGTAGCTGATGATGCTGAGTTGACAGGCTGTTCACCTACCATTCTCGCAACTTCAATACCATATTGTTCCAGAATAACGATTGGATTGGAACCTTCATTCATTTCAATACGTTTAATTAGCAAACCACCAGCTAGCCGCTGTCCCACTTGTACATAGCGACTTGTGCTTTCGTTAGGGACTTTAATAATCGCTTGGGGATTTTGACCAATTAGCACTACACCACTCACCATAACTCCCTCAGCTAACTCAGGTTTTACTGGTGGTGGTAGAACAGATCCTAAAGTAGGACTTGTAACTATTCCAGGCATAATTTTTGGTAGCACTGAGGTCTGAGGAGTCTCAGGCTTGGGTGTCTTGGCTTGTTGATTTGATACTGTAGTAGTTGCAGTGGAAAGCGCCGCGCTGCGTGTTGGCGGTCTTTGGACTGTAGGAGTGGGTAGGGGAGGGATGACGGGAACCGTTCTGGTAACAGTAGCTACAGGAACTGGCCGCTCAATAATTTGGGCAAATGGGTCATTTCTTCCTTTTGAAACTATCCGCTCGCGTTCTTTGGGATTAGTCAGTTGAATCAAGTTAGGAGTTGCAGAGGCATTTGTGGCGGTATCGTTGGTAGACACCACAGGATTATTAAAGGATTCAGCTGCTGTTGGCGACTGTTCTACTGGCGTTTCAGTAGGCGCAGGAGCGGTAACAACTGGTGTATCCCCTATGGTACATCCAGCGATCGCTAAAATTGAAATAGCTACAAATGCAATTGGGAAATTTTTGTCCATTAGCTGTTCTCAAAAGCTCTAGGAAACGTTACCTATTTTGTATGTAAGGCCAACTATGTTACCTTTATAACCTAAATTTGGTAATTTTAAAGGTTATTTTTAACACCACCAGCCTAGAGCAAATGCAGCTTAACTTGGCTGAGAATTAATCCTCTGTTGCACCCATCAACTGTTTTAACAAGCCCAACCCTTTTTTGACTTTGCGGGAAACTGTAACTACACTAATTCCCAGATGTTCTGCGACTTGTTTTTGGGTCAAATCCTGCAAAAATACACATTCCAAAACTTCACGAGTACATTTCTCTAACTGAAATAGTGCTTGTTGCAGGCGAATTTGATCTTCTTGCGCCAGTTGAAAGCTGCGGTAACGGGGATCAGGAACTAATTCCCCTAGGCTGGTAGTTCCATCTTCTCCGTCCAAGATGGGTACATCCAAGCTGAGAGGGGAGCGATTGACCCATGCGAGCTTAATTTCTTGCCATTCGTTGGGAGAAATTGCCAATGCTGCGGCTAATTCTGAATCAGTGGGTTGGCGATTATATTTTTCACGCAAAGAGCGTGAGACTCCTATGGCTTGCTGTTGTAATGCTAAGTAGCGCCGAGGAATTCGGACTGTAACGCCTTTATCTCGAAGATAGTGCTGAATTTCGCCACGAATATAGGGAATAGCAAATGAACTGAAGGCGTGTCCCTTGGAAATTTCAAATTTTTCAATGGCTCGAATTAAACCCAAACAACCAACTTGGAGTAAATCATCACTATTTTCATGGCATTGATTCATCCAATAGTGGGCTTCTTTTCTCACAAGTCCAAAATTTATTTTTACTAGTTTATTGCGAACAGTTTCTGAGCGAGATTCCTGGTACTCTCGCAGTAACTGCCAAATTTCATGTTTCAGTTCGTTGGTGGCTGTAGTAGGCATAGCACCGCATTTATTTATTCAAATAAACAGTGAATACCAGCTTAAAAGTCTGCGATCGCAAAGTGTTTGCGGAAAAACTGTGTTGATTTTTCCGGTACAACTTGGTGTAAATCACAAAAACTGCGGCTCATCACTTTGTTAAATTGACAATTGAGCCAAATTTAGATAAGCGTGATTGGTATTTTTGTTGTGAATTAAATTTGTTTGTTAATTTCTGTAGAGGGGAATTCCTACATATGAATAAGGTATAAAACTATGAATCATTTACAAACCGAAATTGTACTTAATTTGGTTAATTAATTAATTAATGATAAAGGTTAGTTATCATGATTTCGCTAAACAATCATAATTTTCTATTCAGTATAATTACGAGAATTAATAAATTTGATTTATCTAAAATTTATATTTATTGATTCAAACAAATTCATGTGTGGGGTCTTCTGCCCTACCCGAATGGCACTAAGATAACGGCAAATCCATTATTTACAGTGCTTTTGGGTGTGGGGAATTAAGAAGAAGTTCAATGTCTATTAACACTACACCCAACACCCTGCCCTGAGGAAATTTCACCTTTTATTAGTACCATTCTGCCCTAGCCCATTTATTTCCTCTTCTCTGACGGTGCGTTGGACTCAGGCTTAAAACGGCTGGAAATATTAGTGGCGACTTACGTAAGAATACCTTAGCCAAATTGAAAAAAGCCTTAATGCGTAGGTTGGTTTGTTCGCGGTAGCGTTGCGGAGCAATCAGCATGAAACCCAACAAATGCGTTGGGTTGCGCTGTCGCTTAACCCCTACTACAAAAAATGCCTAAGGTATTCACGTAAAAAACCCATTTGCTTCCAGACCAAAGGAAACAAATGGGTAAAGTCTTTAATGATTAGTAAATTATTCCCAGGCATTTAGGCGCGATTTGGTTCAACCCGCGCATAAAATAGACCCCGAATCTTGACTTCTTTAGGTTCGCCAGCACCCAAATCAGTGTCAGATGGCTGTTCACTCTCGAAAGTACCAGCGATTTCACCACTAACGCTATCTACTTTGGCTATTTGGAGCGAAATTGTACCATCCAGAGTTTCAACACTCTTGACATTTGTCCGGATGAGTTCTTCGTCATCAGCTTGGGCTGGAAGAGCTACGGCATTATCATAGCCACTGACGACACCACGACCTTTAGGATCTAGGAAAGAAGCACCACGATAGGAGGGAACCTTGAATGTACCTTCAAAGTCCGTAGAGGTGTTGATACTGGTCAAACCAGGTTGGGTTTGAGCAACTAAATCTTTGATGGTGAACAGAAAAGGAACGGATTCACCACCAGGAAGTTTGACGGTGATGGCTTGGAAGTCCAAACCATCAGATTCTAAAAACGTCAAGCTATTATCTGGGTTAACGTTCAAGTCACCTTGTACTTGGTCAATGGTAGAAGTGTATCTGGTCAACAATTTACCAGGCACGAATTCTGCTACTTGCCGTTTATTAGCAGGTTCTTCTTTGACAAAGAAAGTTGTTGGTTCTAAACAAAGTTCTTTGATGACATAAGACTGGCTGGATTCAATGGGAATGGAACCACGGCTGGTTTCTGCCAGTTGGGGGCATTTATTCGCCAAGCCAGTGTTTCGGATTTGTTCGTAAGTCAGTAAATCCCTACTATTTGAAGAAGTGGGAGCATCACTGCAAGCAGTTAATAGCCCCAGGCATACAGCCAAGAATGCAACAATTAAAGCGCGATACCTCATGGTCAACCTCAATCTCAAAAATTAATATCTAAGTTGTAAAACTAATGCCTATGGCATTTTCGGTGTTGCCCAAATGTTTCTGTATTATGTTATGTGTTGTCACCAGATACAAATACAGTCCATTGCTTTATAGGGAAATTAGCCAGATCATACGATTTTTTTTAACTCAAGATCAAAGCTCTCTGAATCTGATCTCAAAATACTTGGTTGTATTTAGCTGACTTGGCGGCTGTGCTAGAGGTGATTACTGGCTTTGAGGATAGAGAGTGGTTGCTTGTGGTCAAGGTCAGGGAGTTAGGGCTAGAATCCTCTCCAGAAGTCACTTGTAGCTTCTGAGAATTGATGATTTTCTCCTTTATTTATCTATTTATGGACTGGAAAATTTGTGATCACGAATAAAAACCAAGAATCTTCGGTAAATTTGAGTAGGCCTCATTTACACGGAGATAGTTGCATGAGCAACCACAAAAGTTTGAAATCAGAAAATTTATCTGAACAACTGCAAGCGATCG comes from the Nodularia sp. NIES-3585 genome and includes:
- a CDS encoding RNA polymerase sigma factor SigF produces the protein MPTTATNELKHEIWQLLREYQESRSETVRNKLVKINFGLVRKEAHYWMNQCHENSDDLLQVGCLGLIRAIEKFEISKGHAFSSFAIPYIRGEIQHYLRDKGVTVRIPRRYLALQQQAIGVSRSLREKYNRQPTDSELAAALAISPNEWQEIKLAWVNRSPLSLDVPILDGEDGTTSLGELVPDPRYRSFQLAQEDQIRLQQALFQLEKCTREVLECVFLQDLTQKQVAEHLGISVVTVSRKVKKGLGLLKQLMGATED
- a CDS encoding photosystem II manganese-stabilizing polypeptide, producing the protein MRYRALIVAFLAVCLGLLTACSDAPTSSNSRDLLTYEQIRNTGLANKCPQLAETSRGSIPIESSQSYVIKELCLEPTTFFVKEEPANKRQVAEFVPGKLLTRYTSTIDQVQGDLNVNPDNSLTFLESDGLDFQAITVKLPGGESVPFLFTIKDLVAQTQPGLTSINTSTDFEGTFKVPSYRGASFLDPKGRGVVSGYDNAVALPAQADDEELIRTNVKSVETLDGTISLQIAKVDSVSGEIAGTFESEQPSDTDLGAGEPKEVKIRGLFYARVEPNRA
- a CDS encoding IS5 family transposase; amino-acid sequence: MNYKSIQQLKPRAFKRRFGVRRKTFKKMVKILKEFQSINKKNQSGSKPLLMIEEKILVTLEYWREYRTYFHIATSWGVSESTICRIVHRIESELMQSGMFRLPGKKALFQGGLSQPEVVVMDVTETPIERPKRKQQEFYSGKKKHHTLKSQLIINQETGEIICTFFGKGRCHDFALFKASGVHFHPEIQGFHDSGYQGINQYHSNSYTPKKKPKKRELSTLEKDYNRVLAKARIGIEHVNRRLKIFKIFGDTYRNRRRRYGLRCNLLAAIYNYELNLAVPKCQPSTIT
- a CDS encoding VWA domain-containing protein; protein product: MTLTKISPGQQITPRQQFGLNLVSKLSGGRDVILAIDLTESVGLNNEGRIRLRQIVENSIKPGDYIYIVPFAQDVVLGAITPSVNPLGTPVRYIRRNQESIEDLLARIPLTSDSNYYGTDIQRAELRIYQGIAQINHNRLQKKQAIKPQSIVWLTDAPLFTEPGITSKVWIETPADSPLRIADSPESQERHAWMKILPIHKRSLSITTPENKLYTLAVYDIYPTVQEFCTPAPGNQETCLVNPYLRQQLWTPSLILLLILGSLFGSAFKLHRLHRKWELHIYIEEHE